Proteins from a single region of Sporosarcina sp. P33:
- the murD gene encoding UDP-N-acetylmuramoyl-L-alanine--D-glutamate ligase: protein MKNAEQFAGKRVLVVGLAKSGVAAAGLLHRLGAEVVVNDSKPAEGNEEAMELQAQGIEVIGGGHPADLLERNFDLIVKNPGIPYTNPLIAKALEQRLAIWTEVELAGLLSEAPIIAITGSNGKTTTTTLLYHMLNMAKKKPLIAGNIGTVSCTVAEKAKPDEVMVLEASSFQLAGTERFTPRIAVFLNLYEAHLDYHGSLEEYLHAKLQVARNQTSQEYLIYNADQKLISEAVGLFESRKVPFSVQGKNAEGISADDEWIYWLGEPFIEIRKIKLPGRHNLENIVAATAAAILSGCEKTAIENVLNSFTGVRHRMQFVREVKGRTIYNDSKATNTLATKSALSSFKTPIVLIAGGLDRNHSFEELRPFMQNVRAVVAIGETADRFAEFAVSCGVTDTARASTMQEAVEKAYRFSSEDDVILLSPSCASWDQYPSFEIRGDQFIDAVMKL, encoded by the coding sequence ATGAAGAATGCAGAACAATTCGCAGGGAAACGAGTACTTGTGGTCGGCCTGGCAAAGAGCGGGGTGGCGGCAGCAGGTTTGCTTCATCGGCTCGGAGCAGAAGTTGTCGTCAATGATTCTAAACCGGCAGAAGGCAACGAAGAAGCTATGGAGCTCCAGGCGCAGGGAATAGAAGTGATCGGAGGCGGCCATCCGGCAGATTTACTGGAGCGAAATTTTGACTTGATCGTAAAAAATCCGGGGATCCCGTATACTAATCCGCTGATCGCGAAAGCGTTGGAACAGCGTCTTGCCATTTGGACAGAAGTGGAGTTGGCAGGTCTGCTGAGTGAAGCGCCGATTATTGCCATAACGGGCTCTAATGGAAAAACGACTACAACCACATTGCTTTATCATATGCTCAATATGGCGAAGAAAAAGCCGCTGATTGCCGGTAATATCGGAACAGTTTCATGCACCGTGGCGGAAAAAGCCAAACCCGATGAAGTGATGGTTCTGGAAGCCTCCTCGTTTCAATTAGCAGGGACGGAACGGTTTACTCCCAGAATTGCAGTGTTTTTGAATTTATACGAAGCACACTTGGATTATCATGGTTCACTGGAAGAATATTTACATGCAAAATTGCAGGTGGCGCGCAATCAAACGTCACAAGAGTACTTGATTTATAATGCAGATCAAAAGCTTATCAGTGAGGCAGTCGGGTTATTCGAATCCCGTAAAGTTCCGTTCTCTGTTCAAGGGAAAAATGCGGAAGGGATTTCAGCCGATGATGAATGGATTTACTGGTTAGGCGAACCGTTCATTGAAATCAGGAAAATCAAATTGCCAGGACGCCATAATTTGGAAAACATTGTAGCGGCAACTGCCGCGGCCATCTTATCTGGCTGTGAAAAAACGGCAATTGAAAATGTTTTAAATTCATTTACAGGCGTACGCCACCGTATGCAATTCGTGCGCGAAGTAAAAGGCCGCACCATATATAATGATTCCAAAGCGACTAATACTCTGGCAACGAAAAGTGCATTGTCATCATTTAAGACTCCGATCGTATTGATAGCTGGAGGACTTGACCGGAATCATTCATTTGAAGAGCTGCGGCCGTTCATGCAAAATGTCCGCGCTGTTGTGGCGATAGGGGAGACCGCTGATCGTTTTGCGGAGTTTGCGGTGTCATGCGGTGTGACTGATACCGCGCGTGCTTCGACTATGCAGGAAGCAGTTGAAAAGGCATATAGATTCAGCAGTGAGGACGATGTCATTTTATTATCGCCAAGCTGCGCCAGCTGGGATCAGTATCCAAGTTTTGAAATCCGCGGAGATCAATTTATTGATGCAGTAATGAAATTATAA